From Pan troglodytes isolate AG18354 chromosome 11, NHGRI_mPanTro3-v2.0_pri, whole genome shotgun sequence, the proteins below share one genomic window:
- the LOC129136001 gene encoding unconventional myosin-Vb-like has protein sequence MLECRKEGEALLILNLVTDLKPQMLLDTVPCLSAYILYMCIRLADQTNDDLKVYSLMTSTTNGIKKVLKKHSDDFEMTSFLLSNTCHLLHCLKRYSGDEGFMTQNTAKHNEHCLKNFDLTEYRQVLSDLSIQIYQQLFKIAEGVLQPMIVSAMLENESIQGLSGVKSTGSQKHSSSMADGDNSYRLEAIIRQMNAFHTVMCDQGLDPEIILQVFKQLFYMINAVTLNDLLLRKDVCSWSTGMQLRYNVSQLEEWLWGRNLHQSEVVQTMEPLIQAAQLLQLKKKTQEDAEAICSLCASLSTQQIVKILNL, from the coding sequence ATGTTGGAGTGCCGCAAAGAGGGCGAGGCCCTCCTCATCCTCAACCTGGTGACAGACTTGAAGCCTCAGATGCTGTTGGACACAGTGCCCTGTCTCTCCGCCTACATCCTCTACATGTGCATTCGGCTCGCGGACCAAACCAACGATGATCTCAAGGTGTACTCCCTGATGACCTCCACCACCAACGGCATTAAGAAAGTCCTGAAGAAGCACAGTGATGACTTTGAGATGACGTCATTCCTGTTATCCAACACCTGCCACCTTCTTCACTGTCTGAAGCGGTACAGCGGGGATGAGGGCTTCATGACTCAGAATACAGCAAAGCACAACGAACACTGCCTTAAGAACTTTGACCTCACCGAATACCGTCAGGTACTGAGCGACCTTTCCATTCAGATCTACCAGCAGCTCTTTAAAATTGCCGAGGGTGTGTTACAGCCGATGATAGTTTCTGCCATGTTGGAAAATGAGAGCATTCAGGGTCTATCTGGTGTGAAGTCCACTGGCTCCCAGAAGCACTCCTCCAGCATGGCAGATGGGGATAACTCATACCGCCTGGAAGCTATCATCCGCCAGATGAATGCCTTTCATACAGTCATGTGTGACCAGGGCTTGGACCCTGAGATCATCCTGCAGGTATTCAAACAGCTCTTCTACATGATCAACGCAGTGACTCTTAATGACCTGCTCCTGCGGAAGGACGTCTGCTCTTGGAGCACAGGCATGCAACTCAGGTACAATGTAAGTCAGCTTGAGGAGTGGCTTTGGGGAAGAAACCTTCACCAGAGTGAAGTAGTTCAGACCATGGAACCTCTGATCCAAGCAGCCCAGCTCCTgcaattaaagaagaaaacccaggaggATGCAGAGGCCATCTGCTCCCTGTGTGCCTCTCTCAGCACCCAGCAGATTGTCAAAATTTTAAACCTTTAG